One Methanoculleus sp. 7T genomic window carries:
- the mmp11 gene encoding methanogenesis marker protein 11 — translation MERLSDPYTIRYPQIVAVADESGGHVELIEFFDCIGGAMWVKRHYAQSPLVCSVRTVGATNRYLLRTGNADLALEGSVFPAGIAGVAVDRDEIAVTYRGLGGGGVGASICRAEAAGVVRYRSDPAGGGRLAGSTIWLPRRERVIIGVDDTDTPTEGATWTLAHNIARAVEDDRSRYLSHTIVQLYPVPYRTKNCVAIACEFATSDPDGLVRRYRDYLEDYTLSEETGMAVWRGFDPSPLAEFGERVKRGEVSPDDLAALDDRLSVVMSGRGVIGAVAAIPFYTKYEEALALWNGGG, via the coding sequence ATGGAGAGGCTCTCTGATCCGTATACGATTCGATATCCACAGATCGTGGCGGTGGCCGACGAGAGCGGCGGGCACGTCGAACTCATCGAGTTCTTCGACTGTATCGGCGGCGCGATGTGGGTGAAACGGCACTATGCGCAGAGCCCGCTCGTCTGCTCCGTCCGGACCGTGGGCGCGACCAACCGCTACCTCCTCCGGACCGGCAACGCCGACCTAGCGCTCGAGGGCTCCGTCTTCCCGGCCGGGATCGCCGGTGTCGCCGTCGACCGGGACGAGATCGCCGTCACCTACCGCGGCCTCGGCGGCGGCGGGGTGGGGGCATCCATCTGCCGGGCCGAGGCCGCGGGCGTCGTCCGCTATAGAAGCGACCCTGCCGGCGGCGGGCGGCTTGCAGGCTCGACCATTTGGCTTCCCCGCCGCGAGCGGGTGATCATCGGGGTCGACGACACCGATACCCCGACTGAGGGCGCCACCTGGACGCTGGCCCACAACATCGCACGGGCCGTCGAGGACGACCGTTCCCGCTACCTCTCCCATACCATCGTACAGCTCTATCCTGTCCCCTACCGGACCAAAAATTGCGTCGCCATCGCCTGCGAGTTCGCTACCTCCGACCCCGACGGGCTGGTCCGGCGCTACCGCGACTACCTAGAAGACTATACCCTCTCGGAGGAGACCGGGATGGCGGTCTGGCGCGGGTTCGACCCCTCCCCGCTTGCGGAGTTCGGCGAGCGCGTAAAGAGGGGCGAGGTATCTCCCGACGACCTTGCCGCCCTCGACGACCGCCTCTCCGTCGTCATGAGCGGCCGGGGCGTGATCGGGGCGGTGGCGGCGATCCCGTTTTATACAAAGTACGAGGAGGCGTTAGCGTTATGGAATGGCGGCGGCTGA
- a CDS encoding tRNA(Ile2) 2-agmatinylcytidine synthetase gives MITLTPDEVRARFGPLFSMKYLAMVDQKAGLAEIREHCRARGTIEWDAANRVRAKGAIQSCHVEGTTMTMLARLGVSQAKFGAAGREIGGQALEGVEVDGDEVVTTWSGIAGAGVGVAACLTQAPGVIRAEYPTDDDLKIGGARVCRVRIVSPLYEKVTIGIDDTDTREEGATWVLALKCAEACTLEGVEYLDMRLVQLNPAVPKKTTNCVGSALNFAVRPGRVDALLEYVRDFVESQAVSNDTGIAVYRGIAFAEESPYAKRVKTELLTVADAEAEAARMGIRFIDSNARKGRIGALGAVLWGNKGVEAAGLYGEAL, from the coding sequence ATGATTACACTCACACCTGATGAAGTCAGGGCCCGGTTCGGGCCGTTGTTCTCGATGAAGTACCTCGCCATGGTCGACCAGAAAGCCGGGCTCGCGGAGATCCGCGAGCATTGCCGGGCCCGGGGGACGATCGAGTGGGATGCGGCGAACCGGGTGCGGGCGAAGGGAGCTATCCAGTCCTGCCATGTCGAGGGCACGACGATGACGATGCTCGCCCGGCTGGGTGTATCGCAGGCGAAGTTCGGGGCTGCCGGCCGGGAGATCGGCGGGCAGGCGCTCGAAGGGGTCGAGGTCGACGGCGACGAAGTGGTGACGACTTGGTCCGGGATCGCCGGGGCGGGCGTCGGGGTCGCGGCCTGTCTGACTCAAGCGCCCGGCGTGATCCGGGCGGAGTACCCAACGGATGATGACCTCAAGATCGGCGGGGCCCGGGTCTGCCGGGTCCGGATCGTATCGCCGCTCTATGAGAAGGTGACGATCGGGATCGACGACACCGATACCCGCGAAGAAGGCGCCACGTGGGTGCTCGCGCTCAAGTGCGCCGAGGCCTGCACCCTTGAGGGGGTGGAGTACCTGGACATGCGCCTCGTGCAGCTCAACCCTGCGGTGCCGAAGAAGACCACTAACTGCGTGGGCTCAGCCCTGAACTTTGCAGTCCGCCCGGGAAGGGTGGACGCGCTGCTTGAGTATGTCCGCGACTTCGTCGAGTCCCAAGCGGTCAGCAACGATACCGGCATCGCCGTCTACCGGGGGATTGCGTTTGCCGAGGAGTCACCGTACGCGAAGAGGGTCAAGACCGAACTCCTGACGGTCGCGGATGCGGAGGCGGAGGCCGCACGGATGGGCATCCGATTCATAGACTCAAACGCCCGGAAAGGCCGGATAGGAGCGCTGGGCGCTGTTCTCTGGGGGAACAAGGGCGTCGAGGCGGCAGGTCTCTATGGAGAGGCTCTCTGA